In Pseudobdellovibrio exovorus JSS, the genomic stretch TTGCACCTCAATGGGATTCACACTACAGTGACGCAAGCACTGGGCTTTGATTATATCAAACTGATTGAAACTCATGAGGGCCTGAAGCAGAATCTACAGCAGTTATCGCATCTGATTGGCGACAATTACTAAAAAGAACGTACGGAGAATAAAATGAAAGACAACATCCCACCACAACCAGCCAATTCATTCCGTATTACACTTGAGCTTTTTCGCGCTGAAAAACGCCTCGATAATGTTTTGTTACTGGCGATCAAACAACAAAATGAAAACCTAGATCTTCGCGAAATTTCCCGTTCGGCTTACAAAGAGCTATTCAACGAGGGTAAAATCCAAATCAAAGGGCAAAAAGCACGTCCGTCTTCCGCTGTTGCTAAAGGGATCACTTACGTTGATATTTTAGGTTTTAAACAGAAACGCTCGTAAGAACGCCTGCTGCTGGCGAACTTTTTTCTTTCAAATCTGTTGAAACTATTTCGGACAGTTTTTAATCCACTGGCCTGACAGTTTAAATTCCGCAATGGCCGGAAGAACTTGTTTCAAAGTTCCACTGGCTTCACCTGCAAGGTCATAGCTTTTACGGGTAAAGCTCCCCTGCAATTTTCCACTGGCTGTGAAGTTTTGATTTTCGCAGTTAATCCCTGCATCTAGTTTTTGATTTTTAACATTCCATTTAGTTAAAGAGCAGCCGTGTTTCTTCAGCTCTTTTTCAATAGACGCCTTCGCATCTTTTGCCTGCACAGCACTGAAACACTCCTCCGCATCCGAAGATGGCAGAGGGAGCTTATTAACACTCACACTCTCTTTTGTTTTCCAAAGTCCTGCTTCGAAGGATTGGGCGAAAGAAAAAAATGGTACTATGAGGAAGATCGTAAAAAATGATAATTGTAATTGGCTCAACA encodes the following:
- a CDS encoding DUF3617 domain-containing protein encodes the protein MKNLLSQLQLSFFTIFLIVPFFSFAQSFEAGLWKTKESVSVNKLPLPSSDAEECFSAVQAKDAKASIEKELKKHGCSLTKWNVKNQKLDAGINCENQNFTASGKLQGSFTRKSYDLAGEASGTLKQVLPAIAEFKLSGQWIKNCPK